Below is a window of Nocardia asteroides DNA.
CAGCGAGCCCGCGGCGGCGGTCGCGCTGTGGCGCGACATCACCGCGACCGAGTACCACCGGTTCGTCACCGGGGAACTGTCGTTCACCGAGCAGCAGCAGTCCCGGGCCCGCCGGTTCGTGGCCCATCTGCGGGGGATCGAGCCGGCAGCGGTCATCGCGCCTGACGCGGCGACCTGGTTCGCCGGATACACCGCGCACCGCCGGGCCGCCTGGGCGGCCTTCCCCGACGCCGAGCCGGTGCTGCGGAAGCTGGCCGCGGGGTACCGGCTCGGCATCGTGTCGAACTCGGCGATCCCGCCGCAGCGCGGCAAGCTCGAAGCGGTCGGCCTGCTGTCCTATTTCGGCGAGGTGTTCATCTGCAGCGAGGAACACGGTGCCGCCAAGCCGGATCCGAGCATCTTCCTCGCCGGGTGTGCCGGGCTGGGGCTCGCGCCGCACGAAGTCGCCTACGTGGGCGACAACTACGACCTGGACGCCCTCGGCGCGGCCGGCGCCGGGCTGCGGTCGTGCTGGCTCGACCGGGCGAACACGCGGGACCGCCGCGACATCCGCGGCGGCATCCACGTCATCGGCTCACTCGACGAGCTGCCCGACCTTCTCTCGCGGTGACGGCGCCGGGCCGGTCCGCGCCCGGAAGGGCAGCCACCAGTTCGCGGGTCCCATCAGCTGCACCACGGCGGGCACCAGCAGCATTCGCACCAGCGTCGCGTCCAGCACCAGGGCCACGATCATGCCGAGGCCGAGGAACCGCATGGGCGTCAGCGGGGAGAGCGCGAACGCGCCGGTGACGACCACCAGCAGGACCGCCGCGGCGGTGATGACCCGGGCTGTGCGCACCGTTCCGAGGCGCACGGCGGTGGCGGTGTCGGCACCGGCGCGATGGGCCTCGGCCATCCGCGAGAGCAGGAACACCTCGTAGTCGGTGGACAGGCCGAACACGACCGCGATGATCAGCACCAGCATGCCGGCCGGGATCGGACCGGCCGTGATCCCCAGCGGACCCGCCAGGAACCCGTGGTAGAAGACGACGGTCATGATCCCGAAGGTCGCCGCCAGACTCAGGAAGGCCAGCACAACGGCCTTGAGCGGCAACATGATCGAGCGGAACGCCACGGTCAGCAGCACCATGGTCGCCAGCACCATCACCGCGATCATGAGCGGCATCCGCCCGACCGTCGAGTCCACCGTGTCGACGGTCGCCGCGGTGTCTCCACCGACGGTGACCACCGTCGACGCGGGCGGTTCG
It encodes the following:
- a CDS encoding HAD family hydrolase, coding for MGIRGVLFDVDDTLFDYSASEATGLLAQLRADGDLGRFSEPAAAVALWRDITATEYHRFVTGELSFTEQQQSRARRFVAHLRGIEPAAVIAPDAATWFAGYTAHRRAAWAAFPDAEPVLRKLAAGYRLGIVSNSAIPPQRGKLEAVGLLSYFGEVFICSEEHGAAKPDPSIFLAGCAGLGLAPHEVAYVGDNYDLDALGAAGAGLRSCWLDRANTRDRRDIRGGIHVIGSLDELPDLLSR